Within Terriglobales bacterium, the genomic segment CAATTTGATAACAAAGGACTTAGCTGCGAGGCACAAGATTGTGTTCTCCGACAACGAAAGTCCTGAGACGGAACTGGCATCTTCACCGCAGTGCAAAAGCAACTGCGGCGGACAGGAGTGTCCGCCCCACACACGCCTTCACCACCTACATTTTCAGAATAGCAATTTGGGCGGGGGCATCATGCCAACATTCCGAAATATATATTTGCCGTTAAATCAGGAGCTTACGGGAAAACGGGGGCGTGGACCCCCTTGACAACAATTCTTCCGGAGTGGGAATTAGGGCATTGAGCCAGCGGTGCTGCGCACCGCCACCGGACAGGCCTTGTGCGGCGATAACCCAACGCTTACGCGTTGGGCTCACACAATGTGTCACCTCGCCTGTCGGCGAGGTTCGTAGGAAGAATTGTGGTGGGTTGCAACCCAAGGCTTATGCCTTGGGCTCCCCCTTGTGTCACCTCGCCTGCGGCGAGGTTTGGGTTCATTCGACATATGGACATCAAGATGCACCATTCCCAAAACGGAAGATCGGCATTCGAGAATTTAGTCAGGGGGCAGCTCAATTTCGTGGGAACGCCTTAACGACAGCGCGACAATTCAGGAATGTCTCACGCGTATGCGCGTAATTATGTGCACCTGATATTTGGAACGAAGGAATGCAGGCCATGGATTCGGCAGAGGGAACGGATGCATGCCTGCCTGGCCGCGATCGCGAGGGAGATGGGTGTCGAGGTGAGGGCGATTGGTGGGACCGGAGATCACGTACATCTGTTGATGTGGGTGCCACCCCGAATGGCGGTGGCAAATATCGTGCGCACATTGAAGGCGGACTCTTCCAAATGGATGAACGAGGAGGATCATCTGTTTGCGTGGCAACAGGGATATCGTGCGTTCAGCGTGTCGGTTTCTAATTTGAAAGCTGTTGAGCAGTACATCGCAAGACAGGAAGAGCATCATCGGAAGCGGTCGTATGCGGAGGAGTTCCGGGAATTCCTGAAGAAGCACGGGATTGAGACGGCGTCGGGGCGGGAGATGGAGTGAGTCTGACCTTGGTCGAATCACGATTGCATTCCTGTCGGCGCCTTTTGCTTTGAATCTGCGAATGCCTGGTTCTCGACTGCGGGGTTATGGAGGTCGCTCGCTTCGAGTGGCACAAAGATGAGCCGATCCGAGGTACGATATCGCTTCATGGCCCGAAAACTAGCCCTGTCTTTGTGCTTGATCGCCTTGCTGATCTCGCCAACTGTTCAGGCATTTGGCTCGCGAGACTGTTACGACCCGCCCAAAGACGAATTCGATCCGATTATCACGCCACAAGAACGGCAGTTCTTCTATTCGCTTAAGAACGACGAGGAGCGAGACCTCTTCATCGACCTTTTCTGGTATCGTCGCGATCCGACTCCGGAAACATACGAGAACGAATTTCGCGATGAGTACTATCGCCGAGTCATTGAGGCGAATCGCTTATTTTCCTTCGGTAAGACCGATGGCTGGAAGACTGAAAGGGGCCATTTCTATATTCGCTATGGCAAACCCGACAAAATAGAACGAACCAAAGACGGTGAAGTCTGGAGTTACGCGTACATTCCCGAACTCGATGCGAAGAACGTCACAGTGAATTGGATCGACGTCTGCCATTGTGGCGACCTTCAGTCACAAGTGAGCAGAAATCTGGCGGACGCTTTGTTGAATGTTCCCAAAAGTGAGCTTTCGGCAGAGAAAATGCTGCTCCGCGATCCAAAATCTTTCCTAAACACACCCAAGAAGATTCGAAGCAAGTACACAAGTCTTGAGCAGCGAGCGAGTAAAGGTCCCTTTCTGAATGAGCTCGCACTCCAGCTTTCAACCGATTTCAACAAGGCAACAGATCGAACAGTAGAAGTGCTTCTAAAACTCAACATACCTGCCGCACGAATTTCCCAATCACAAGACGCACAAGACAAAGCTGACGTTATGCATATCTATGCATCGTTTGTCACGCTCACAGGGAGTATCGCGATGGTGATCGAACGAGAAGTGAGATTCGATCTGGCGTCGGTTGCGGCTCAGAACAATTTCAACGTCGAGATTCCCCTCTACTTGCGGTCTGGATGGTACCGAATCGATCTTGCCGTTGAAGACATCAATTCGGGGCGCATCAGCACCGTTAGTCAAGGACTGAAAATTCCGTTATTGAACGCTTGCGAAACTCGAAATAAGTAACCGCTCTCAGTCCATCTCCCGCCGCGACGCCGTCTCAATCCCATGCTTCTTCATGAATTCCCGGAACTTATGCTTTCCCGATGCGTTTCAGCCATTCCTGATTTTCCTTCTCTCCCCAGTGCCCGACCATGACGACGTAGCCGTCGGGATCTTTCATGACAATTTCACCGCTGAGCATGTATTCCGGATAGCGGATTTCCGGACACTGAAGGCCGCTGGCGAGCAGGTGCTGGCGAAGCGCGGGAAGGTCAGGTGTGTACATGTAGAGGATGAGTCCTTGTTGGGACGGATCAATCGTGTGTTCGGCGCGGAGGAACATGAGTGCTCCACCTTCGCAGTGAAGGCGCGCCCATCCGAGGGGTTGGCAGCGGTCGGTGTCGACGATGGTGAAGCCGAGCGTTTCGTAAAAGCGGATGGAGCGCTCGATGTCCGCTACGTGGAGGAGCGGAGTGGAGTAGGCAGCTTTCGGAGGCATGGGGAGGGATTGTACGAGACCGGCGTACGCGTTTCCACATTCGCTTGGCCACAAACCGGTCGTTCCGGGGCGAGAGAGCTCCACAAATAGCACTCCAACCCCAGCGCGGAAATCCTGTGTGGGGCTGTGGAAATAAAGGTGTTGCGGCTGCCCTCGTAAACACAGAGAATCACAGTTTCCATGCTGGCGTATCTTTCGGGTTCCATCGAATATTCAGCGGATTACGGGAAGTCGTGGCGAGCGGAGATCACCCCTTTTCTCCGCGAAATGGGCCATGATGTTTATGACCCCGCGCTGGACGAAAAGAAGAACCTGGACGACGACGAGGTGAAGGTCTTCCGCAAATGGAAGACGACGGACCTGCCGCGATTCCA encodes:
- a CDS encoding VOC family protein; the encoded protein is MPPKAAYSTPLLHVADIERSIRFYETLGFTIVDTDRCQPLGWARLHCEGGALMFLRAEHTIDPSQQGLILYMYTPDLPALRQHLLASGLQCPEIRYPEYMLSGEIVMKDPDGYVVMVGHWGEKENQEWLKRIGKA
- a CDS encoding GWxTD domain-containing protein, with amino-acid sequence MARKLALSLCLIALLISPTVQAFGSRDCYDPPKDEFDPIITPQERQFFYSLKNDEERDLFIDLFWYRRDPTPETYENEFRDEYYRRVIEANRLFSFGKTDGWKTERGHFYIRYGKPDKIERTKDGEVWSYAYIPELDAKNVTVNWIDVCHCGDLQSQVSRNLADALLNVPKSELSAEKMLLRDPKSFLNTPKKIRSKYTSLEQRASKGPFLNELALQLSTDFNKATDRTVEVLLKLNIPAARISQSQDAQDKADVMHIYASFVTLTGSIAMVIEREVRFDLASVAAQNNFNVEIPLYLRSGWYRIDLAVEDINSGRISTVSQGLKIPLLNACETRNK
- the tnpA gene encoding IS200/IS605 family transposase is translated as MSHAYARNYVHLIFGTKECRPWIRQRERMHACLAAIAREMGVEVRAIGGTGDHVHLLMWVPPRMAVANIVRTLKADSSKWMNEEDHLFAWQQGYRAFSVSVSNLKAVEQYIARQEEHHRKRSYAEEFREFLKKHGIETASGREME